The following are from one region of the Rhinoraja longicauda isolate Sanriku21f chromosome 3, sRhiLon1.1, whole genome shotgun sequence genome:
- the rfk gene encoding riboflavin kinase translates to MRSLPYFSRGEVVRGFGRGSKELGIPTANFPDTVVDNLPGDITTGIYYGWASVSHGDVHKMVMSIGWNPYYKNTKKSMETHIIHTFKEDFYGETLSIVIVGYIRAEKSFDSLDSLITAIYSDISEAKEKLDLPEYQSMKDGNFFRSIENNVINGH, encoded by the exons ATGAGGAGTTTGCCGTATTTCTCCCGCGGTGAGGTAGTGCGAGGATTCGGCCGAGGCAGCAAGGAGCTCGGGATCCCCACAG CAAATTTTCCAGACACTGTTGTGGACAACCTGCCAGGAGACATCACTACGGGCATATACTATGGCTGGGCTTCTGTCAGTCATGGAGATGTACATAAAATGGTCATGAGCATTGGCTGGAATCCGTACTATAAAAATACAAAGAAGTCTATG GAAACACATATTATTCATACTTTCAAGGAAGATTTTTATGGAGAAACTCTGAGCATTGTTATTGTTGGATATATCCGAGCAGAGAAATCTTTTGATTCATTGG ATTCCCTAATCACCGCCATCTATAGTGACATATCTGAGGCAAAAGAGAAATTGGATTTGCCAGAATACCAAAGTATGAAGGATGGAAACTTCTTCAGATCCATTGAAAACAATGTCATAAATGGCCATTGA